CTGGCAGAATTATTTCTGTTCGAAATCAAAAAATCATTTTAGATGCCGATGTCGCCTCATTATACGGCGTAGAGACAAAGCGTATCAACGAAGCCGTCAGGAATAATCCTGACAAGTTTCCTTCAACATACATGTTTCAATTGTCAAAGGACGAGGTTGAAATTTTGCGGACGAAAATTTCGTCCACAAATTATTCGACAAAAAGCAGGTCTTTACCTTACGCCTTCACAGAAAAAGGGCTATATATGCTTGCGACAATCCTGAAAAGCAAGTCGGCGATCAACACGACCTTTGCCATCATCGAGACTTTTGCGGCTGTTCGAGAACTAAAAAAAGAGCTTGTGGAACTTCACAAAGAAGGTAATAACGAG
Above is a genomic segment from Fibrobacter sp. containing:
- a CDS encoding ORF6N domain-containing protein encodes the protein MNNENQFPALMRNVAGRIISVRNQKIILDADVASLYGVETKRINEAVRNNPDKFPSTYMFQLSKDEVEILRTKISSTNYSTKSRSLPYAFTEKGLYMLATILKSKSAINTTFAIIETFAAVRELKKELVELHKEGNNEEKHSKMQQFGDILTNIVMPDLETTETESSLELNFIIGKIKHSVKRVKRQDNQSD